A single window of Anopheles moucheti chromosome 2, idAnoMoucSN_F20_07, whole genome shotgun sequence DNA harbors:
- the LOC128310613 gene encoding myosin light chain kinase, smooth muscle-like — protein MTSKAENQQLAPTCAKSNSEQSGTVPLKFIYVPQKLEVYEYETAIFQCIIEGYPTPVMSWQRNGKTFAPSSTVTIQSKGSLCTMKIQNIQGKDAGQYQLIIENESGRVERTIELLVLEKIRIINRVKRNSQAAICSIRIYRHINDYSPLVGDYIILNAEYYAPSTPLIRCFHNGRELEEGRIFHRSVSQRNLSLVLEKARASDSGTYTCVLETLDGCMKVMSAEIDVQNPKWSGSIDKLPRVVQDLPKVITITEGSEVELSLEIQCSELVKCSWKKNGRPVKDSTDFAYIDHGNGKFGLRLKDPFLDDAGLYECVLETAKRQLISSCYLDVLEPDQQQPSMDCDYRLPVHFVRFPISQIALEGDNVEFYACVHPPDIRLRWFVRGIEITSLTKGFSMESRDDGGNILRIFNSAYRQSGEVKCCIPSTDTDSHGQMCAYADLCVLPKTYVGTLERKEIERYSVGQKLRFLHCLQDEVVLQGDDVIIEACYQGHPPSDLRWRRSGRTIIESNVTTTNLPGRTRLLLTNIESAQGGKYSIQLDKTCPDTELSMCLRVESPPEPPAGKPTATIVSQTALTVSWNPAPYDGGSAITGFVIEMEQNGEERWVCAKRVPNSFSCLLENLQQHDCYRFRIRAENVHGTSHPTPASDLVTLSTGNTNGTSELRANRPVVTSPTSSGVSICNDVDNSYHDYGGDQGGLESNQHQQSFPATVKFSAGGDFTEQFEVLKEVGKGRFGVVYKVIARQAEKGTILAAKKVKCIRIKDKERVWQETAIMESLDHPKLLRLFATFELPKEIIMVVEYISGGELFERVVADDFTLTEKDCVIFVRQICQGVEHMHSRQIVHLDLKPENIMCATKTSHEIKIIDFGLAQRLCASNPTRVLFGTPEFIAPEIINYEPISVQSDMWSIGVICYVLLSGLSPFMGDNDVDTFSNITRAEYDFDDEAFDLVSDEAKEFIAGLLRGRQEERLNAQKCLQSEWLSLKSGDNIGINQIRTDKLKKFIIRRKWQKTGNAIRALGRMANLSASRRVSVVPRETNPE, from the exons ATGACTAGCAAAGCGGAGAATCAGCAACTAGCGCCTACGTGCGCCAAAAGCAACAGTGAACAAAGCGGTACCGTGCCGTTAAAGTTTATCTACGTACCCCAAAAGTTGGAAGTGTACGAGTACGAGACGGCCATATTTCAGTGTATTATTGAAGGTTATCCTACGCCGGTTATGTCTTGGCAGCGCAATGGTAAAACGTTCGCGCCATCGAGTACCGTCACGATCCAGAGCAAGGGTTCACTGTGCACGATGAAAATACAGAACATCCAAGGAAAGGACGCGGGCCAATATCAGCTTATAATCGAGAATGAAAGTGGCCGGGTAGAGCGTACCATCGAGCTGCTAGTGCTCGAGAAAATACGCATTATTAATCGGGTGAAGCGGAATAGTCAGGCCGCGATCTGTAGTATTCGAATCTATCGCCACATCAACGACTATTCGCCTCTGGTCGGTGATTACATTATACTGAACGCGGAATACTACGCACCGTCCACACCGCTTATCCGCTGTTTTCATAACGGACGGGAGCTCGAGGAAGGACGAATATTTCATCGAAGCGTAAGTCAGAGAAACCTTTCGTTGGTGCTAGAAAAGGCCAGAGCGAGCGATTCGGGTACGTACACGTGCGTTCTGGAAACGTTGGATGGCTGCATGAAGGTGATGTCCGCGGAAATTGATGTACAGAACCCGAAATggtctggctcgatcgacaaaCTGCCGCGAGTTGTACAAGACTTGCCGAAGGTAATCACTATTACCGAGGGATCGGAAGTTGAGCTAAGTCTTGAGATCCAGTGTTCCGAGCTGGTGAAATGTTcgtggaagaaaaatggacGCCCTGTGAAGGATTCGACGGATTTCGC ATACATCGATCATGGTAATGGGAAGTTTGGATTACGGCTTAAAGACCCATTCCTGGACGATGCAGGACTGTACGAGTGTGTACTCGAAACGGCAAAGCGGCAACTCATCTCGAGTTGCTATCTGGACGTGCTCGAACCTGACCAGCAACAGCCATCGATGGATTGTGATTACCGGTTGCCGGTTCACTTTGTACGCTTCCCAATTTCACAGATTGCACTTGAGGGCGATAATGTGGAGTTTTATGCGTGTGTGCATCCACCGGATATACGGCTACGATGGTTCGTCCGGGGCATAGAAATCACGAGCCTTACCAAAGGGTTTTCG ATGGAATCGCGCGATGATGGTGGAAACATTTTGCGAATATTCAACAGCGCATACCGGCAAAGCGGCGAGGTGAAGTGTTGCATCCCATCGACGGATACCGATTCCCATGGGCAGATGTGCGCGTACGCTGATCTGTGCGTCCTGCCCAAAACTTACGTCGGTACGCTGGAGAGGAAGGAAATAGAACGGTACAGTGTGGGTCAGAAATTACGGTTTCTTCATTGTCTTCAGGACGAGGTGGTACTGCAGGGTGATGACGTGATTATTGAAGCCTGTTACCAGGGTCACCCTCCGTCCGATTTGCGCTGGAGACGTTCG GGCCGAACCATCATCGAGAGCAACGTGACTACGACCAATCTACCGGGACGCACCCGACTCCTACTAACAAATATAGAATCGGCCCAAGGCGGCAAATATAGCATTCAGCTTGACAAAACCTGTCCAGACACAGAGCTATCGATGTGTTTGCGTGTTGAGTCACCACCGGAACCACCGGCCGGTAAACCGACGGCGACCATAGTCAGTCAAACCGCGCTCACCGTATCTTGGAATCCTGCCCCATACGATGGAGGAAGTGCCATAACTGGATTTGT GATCGAAATGGAACAGAATGGAGAAGAGCGTTGGGTTTGCGCCAAGCGTGTACCAAACTCGTTCTCATGTTTACTCGAAAATTTGCAGCAGCACGATTGCTATCGATTTCGTATACGGGCGGAAAATGTACACGGAACGAGCCATCCAACGCCTGCGAGCGATCTGGTTACACTAAGCACTGGTAACACCAATGGAACATCAGAACTGCGAGCGAACCGTCCGGTGGTGACCAGTCCCACTTCCAGTGGGGTAAGCATCTGCAACGATGTTGATAATAGTTACCATGATTACGGAGGTGACCAGGGAGGGTTGGAAAGCAATCAGCATCAACAGTCGTTCCCAGCTACTGTAAAGTTTTCCGCCGGCGGAGACTTTACCGAGCAGTTTGAGGTATTGAAGGAGGTCGGCAAGGGACGGTTTGGGGTAGTTTACAAGGTGATTGCTCGCCAGGCCGAAAAGGGGACTATCCTAGCGGCTAAAAAGGTCAAGTGCATACGTATAAAGGACAAGGAACGAGTCTGGCAAGAGACGGCTATCATGGAAAGCTTGGATCATCCCAAGCTACTTCGACTTTTCGCCACATTCGAGCTACCGAAGGAAATCATAATGGTGGTGGAGTACATTTCGGGCGGCGAATTGTTTGAACGTGTGGTAGCGGACGATTTTACGCTCACCGAGAAGGATTGTGTTATATTCGTGCGACAGATCTGCCAGGGTGTTGAGCACATGCACAGCCGCCAGATAGTGCATCTCGATCTAAAGCCAGAGAACATTATGTGCGCCACCAAAACGAGTCACGAG ATAAAAATTATCGACTTCGGTTTGGCACAGCGTTTGTGTGCCTCGAACCCAACGAGAGTACTCTTTGGAACGCCCGAGTTCATCGCACCGGAAATCATCAACTACGAACCGATCAGCGTACAGTCAGACATGTGGAGCATTGGTGTCATTTGCTACGTGCTACTTTCCGGTCTTTCACCATTCATGGGCGACAACGACGTGGACACGTTCAGCAACATCACACGCGCCGAGTACGACTTTGACGATGAAGCGTTCGACTTGGTATCGGACGAAGCAAAAGAGTTTATCGCAGGGTTACTCCGTGGACGTCAGGAAGAACGGCTAAACGCCCAAAAATGTCTGCAGTCTGAGTGGCTTTCACTCAAGAGCGGCGACAATATTGGCATTAATCAGATCCGAACggataaattgaaaaaattcATCATCCGTAGAAAATGGCAG AAAACCGGCAATGCCATAAGGGCCCTCGGAAGAATGGCAAATTTATCCGCTTCCCGGCGTGTCTCGGTGGTGCCTCGTGAAACGAATCCTGAGT AG